The following are encoded together in the Streptomyces sp. NBC_00341 genome:
- the der gene encoding ribosome biogenesis GTPase Der has product MNDQIHSGGSDHEHGALGDAEYAEFMELAAQEGFDPEDVEGAIGEAGHGPLPVLAVVGRPNVGKSTLVNRIIGRREAVVQDKPGVTRDRVSYEAEWAGRRFKVVDTGGWEQDVLGLDASVAAQAEYAIETADAVVFVVDSTVGATDTDEAVVKLLRRAKKPVVLCANKVDGQSGEADATALWSLGLGQPHPVSSLHGRGTGDMLDAVLDALPEAPAQSFGTAVGGPRRIALIGRPNVGKSSLLNKVANEDRVVVNELAGTTRDPVDELITLGGITWKFIDTAGIRRRVHLQEGADYYASLRTAAAVEKAEVAVILIDSSESISVQDQRIVTMAVEAGRAIVVAFNKWDTLDEERRYYLEREIETELAQVAWAPRVNVSALTGRHMEKLVPAIETALDGWETRVPTGRLNAFLGEIVASHPHPIRGGKQPRILFGTQAGTKPPRFVLFASGFLEHGYRRFVERRLREEFGFEGTPIHISVRVREKRGRNK; this is encoded by the coding sequence ATGAACGACCAGATTCACTCCGGCGGCTCGGACCACGAGCACGGAGCGCTTGGCGATGCCGAGTACGCGGAGTTCATGGAGCTCGCCGCGCAGGAGGGGTTCGACCCGGAGGACGTCGAGGGCGCGATCGGTGAGGCCGGTCACGGACCGCTTCCCGTGCTCGCCGTCGTCGGCCGCCCCAACGTCGGCAAGTCGACGCTGGTGAACCGGATCATCGGCCGCCGTGAGGCCGTCGTCCAGGACAAGCCCGGCGTCACCCGTGACCGCGTCAGCTACGAGGCCGAATGGGCGGGCCGCCGCTTCAAGGTCGTCGACACCGGCGGCTGGGAGCAGGACGTGCTGGGGCTCGACGCCTCCGTCGCCGCCCAGGCCGAGTACGCCATCGAGACGGCCGACGCGGTCGTCTTCGTGGTCGACTCCACCGTCGGCGCCACCGACACCGACGAGGCCGTCGTCAAGCTGCTGCGCCGGGCCAAGAAGCCCGTCGTGCTCTGCGCCAACAAGGTCGACGGGCAGAGCGGCGAAGCGGACGCCACCGCGCTCTGGTCGCTCGGGCTCGGGCAGCCGCACCCGGTCTCCTCGCTGCACGGCCGGGGCACCGGCGACATGCTGGACGCCGTCCTGGACGCGCTCCCCGAGGCCCCGGCCCAGTCGTTCGGCACCGCGGTCGGCGGACCGCGCCGCATCGCGCTGATCGGCCGCCCGAACGTCGGCAAGTCCTCGCTGCTGAACAAGGTGGCCAACGAGGACCGGGTCGTCGTCAACGAGCTGGCCGGCACCACCCGTGACCCGGTCGACGAGCTGATCACGCTCGGCGGCATCACCTGGAAGTTCATCGACACGGCCGGTATCCGGCGCCGGGTCCACCTCCAGGAGGGCGCGGACTACTACGCCTCGCTGCGTACCGCCGCCGCCGTGGAGAAGGCCGAGGTCGCAGTGATCCTGATCGACTCCAGCGAGTCGATCAGCGTCCAGGACCAGCGCATCGTGACCATGGCCGTCGAGGCCGGGCGTGCGATCGTCGTGGCCTTCAACAAGTGGGACACCCTCGACGAGGAGCGCCGCTACTACCTGGAGCGCGAGATCGAGACGGAGCTCGCGCAGGTCGCGTGGGCCCCGCGGGTCAACGTCTCGGCGCTCACCGGCCGCCACATGGAGAAGCTGGTCCCGGCGATCGAGACCGCGCTGGACGGCTGGGAGACCCGCGTTCCGACGGGCCGGCTGAACGCGTTCCTCGGCGAGATCGTCGCCTCGCACCCGCACCCGATCCGCGGCGGCAAGCAGCCCCGTATCCTCTTCGGCACCCAGGCGGGCACCAAGCCGCCGCGCTTCGTGCTCTTCGCCTCGGGCTTCCTGGAGCACGGCTACCGGCGCTTCGTCGAGCGCCGGCTGCGCGAGGAGTTCGGCTTCGAGGGCACCCCGATCCACATCTCGGTGCGGGTCCGCGAGAAGCGCGGCCGCAACAAGTAG
- a CDS encoding 1-acyl-sn-glycerol-3-phosphate acyltransferase, with protein sequence MSPAAGAPTLRGAAVGRSIGIGLMYGLFRPRVLGAWRVPASGPVILAVNHSHNVDGPMLMGTAPRPVHFLIKKEAFVGPLDPFLRGIGQLKVDRTTADRTAITHALGVLGDGGVLGIFPEGTRGEGDFASLRAGLAYFAVRSGAPIVPVAVLGSTERRGRLISALPPLRSRVDVVFGEAFDAQEGVRSSYTGGGGRRVGGSGRRTRKALDEATVRIQGRLTGHLEQARRLTGRTG encoded by the coding sequence GTGAGCCCAGCCGCGGGCGCGCCCACGCTGCGCGGAGCGGCGGTCGGGCGCTCCATCGGGATCGGGCTGATGTACGGGCTGTTCAGGCCCCGTGTGCTCGGCGCGTGGCGGGTGCCAGCCTCGGGACCCGTCATACTCGCGGTGAACCATTCGCACAACGTCGACGGTCCGATGCTGATGGGCACCGCGCCCAGGCCCGTCCACTTCCTGATCAAGAAAGAGGCGTTCGTCGGCCCCCTGGACCCGTTCCTGCGCGGAATCGGTCAGCTGAAGGTGGACCGTACGACCGCCGACCGCACCGCCATCACCCACGCCCTCGGCGTGCTGGGGGACGGCGGGGTGCTCGGGATCTTCCCCGAGGGCACCCGGGGCGAGGGAGACTTCGCCTCGCTGCGCGCCGGGCTCGCGTACTTCGCGGTACGCAGCGGGGCGCCGATCGTGCCCGTGGCCGTACTGGGAAGCACGGAGCGCCGCGGACGGTTGATATCAGCACTGCCGCCGCTGCGCAGCCGCGTCGATGTCGTCTTCGGCGAGGCGTTTGACGCGCAAGAGGGCGTGCGAAGCTCGTATACGGGTGGCGGTGGGCGACGGGTGGGCGGCAGCGGGCGGCGCACGCGCAAGGCGCTCGACGAGGCGACCGTGCGGATCCAGGGCCGGCTGACCGGCCACCTGGAGCAGGCCAGACGCCTCACCGGGCGCACTGGGTAA
- the cmk gene encoding (d)CMP kinase — protein MSTTVETVSAAARTAPAAVIVAIDGPSGTGKSSTSKAVAAQLGLSYLDTGAQYRAITWWMLNNGIDVHDALEVATAAAKPVIVSGTDPAGPTITVDGEDASGPIRTQEVTSKVSAVSAVPEVRTLITELQRTIARDAEKGIVVEGRDIGTTVLPDADIKIFLTASPEARAARRSGEVQGSDLAATKEALIKRDAADSGRKTSPLAKAADAVEVDTTELTLKQVIECVVTLVGEKQAAK, from the coding sequence GTGTCCACCACCGTGGAAACCGTAAGCGCCGCCGCCCGGACCGCCCCGGCCGCAGTGATCGTCGCCATCGACGGGCCCTCCGGCACCGGCAAGTCCAGCACGTCCAAGGCCGTCGCCGCCCAGCTCGGCCTGAGCTATCTGGACACCGGTGCCCAGTACCGGGCGATCACCTGGTGGATGCTGAACAACGGCATCGACGTGCACGACGCGCTGGAGGTGGCCACCGCGGCCGCCAAGCCCGTCATCGTCTCCGGCACCGACCCCGCCGGCCCCACGATCACCGTCGACGGCGAGGACGCCTCCGGCCCGATCCGCACCCAGGAGGTCACCTCCAAGGTCAGCGCCGTCAGCGCCGTCCCCGAGGTGCGCACCCTGATCACCGAGCTGCAGCGCACCATCGCCAGGGACGCGGAGAAGGGCATCGTGGTCGAGGGCCGGGACATCGGCACGACCGTGCTGCCCGACGCCGACATCAAGATCTTCCTGACCGCTTCGCCAGAGGCGCGCGCCGCCCGCCGCAGTGGAGAGGTGCAGGGCTCCGATCTGGCCGCCACGAAGGAGGCGCTGATCAAGCGGGACGCCGCCGACTCCGGCCGCAAGACGTCTCCGCTCGCCAAGGCGGCCGACGCCGTGGAGGTGGACACCACCGAGCTGACCCTCAAGCAGGTCATCGAGTGCGTCGTCACCCTCGTCGGGGAGAAGCAGGCGGCGAAGTGA
- a CDS encoding prephenate dehydrogenase: MRNAVVIGTGLVGTSAALALAGRGITVYLVDHDPESARTAAALGAGIDEAPEGPVDLAIVAVPPAHTASVLATAMREGVARGYLDVASVKGGPRRELEALGVDLAPYIGTHPMAGKERSGPLAGTADLFEGRPWVLTPTRDTDTEVLNLALELVALCRAVPVVMDADAHDRAVALVSHTPQLISSMVAARLEEADETAVRLCGQGIRDVTRIAASDPRMWVDILSANPGPVADVLAGVAADLDETVTALRGLQSADEDKRRAGTEGIQDVLRRGNAGRVRVPGKHGAAPASYEVVAVLISDRPGELAGIFADAGRAGVNVEDVRIEHATGQQAGLVQLMVEPSAAPGLSAALRERGWSIRQ, encoded by the coding sequence GTGAGAAACGCCGTTGTCATCGGAACAGGCCTCGTCGGCACCTCCGCGGCCCTCGCCCTCGCCGGACGGGGCATCACGGTGTACCTCGTCGACCACGACCCGGAGTCGGCCCGGACGGCGGCCGCGCTCGGCGCGGGCATCGACGAGGCCCCCGAGGGCCCGGTCGACCTGGCGATCGTCGCCGTGCCGCCAGCCCACACCGCGTCCGTGCTCGCCACCGCCATGCGCGAGGGCGTCGCCCGCGGCTACCTCGACGTGGCCAGCGTCAAGGGCGGCCCGCGCCGCGAGCTGGAGGCACTCGGCGTCGACCTCGCCCCGTACATCGGCACGCACCCGATGGCCGGCAAGGAGCGCTCCGGTCCGCTCGCCGGCACCGCGGACCTCTTCGAGGGCCGCCCCTGGGTCCTCACACCGACCCGAGACACCGACACCGAGGTCCTCAACCTCGCCCTGGAGCTGGTCGCGCTCTGCCGGGCCGTGCCGGTCGTCATGGACGCCGACGCCCACGACCGGGCCGTCGCGCTCGTCTCCCACACCCCGCAGCTGATCTCCTCGATGGTCGCCGCCCGGCTGGAGGAGGCCGACGAGACCGCGGTACGCCTCTGCGGGCAGGGCATCAGGGACGTCACCAGGATCGCCGCGTCCGATCCCCGGATGTGGGTGGACATCCTCTCCGCCAACCCCGGACCGGTCGCCGACGTCCTCGCCGGGGTCGCCGCCGACCTGGACGAGACCGTCACCGCACTGCGCGGGCTGCAGTCCGCCGACGAGGACAAACGCCGCGCGGGCACCGAGGGCATCCAGGACGTGCTGCGCCGGGGCAACGCCGGCCGGGTCAGGGTGCCCGGCAAGCACGGGGCGGCCCCCGCCTCGTACGAGGTCGTGGCCGTCCTGATCAGCGACCGGCCGGGCGAGCTGGCCGGGATCTTCGCGGACGCGGGCCGGGCCGGGGTCAACGTCGAGGACGTGCGCATCGAGCACGCCACCGGCCAGCAGGCGGGCCTCGTGCAGCTCATGGTCGAGCCGAGCGCCGCCCCCGGCCTCAGCGCGGCACTGCGCGAGCGCGGCTGGTCGATCCGCCAGTAG
- the aroH gene encoding chorismate mutase, with amino-acid sequence MAVRAVRGAVQLERDEAGHMGEQVGALLTAVLERNSLVPDDLISIWFTATTDLHSDFPAAAARGIGIVDVPLICAQELDIEGSMPRVVRILAHIETYLPKSEIAHVYLGATAALRKDIAQ; translated from the coding sequence GTGGCGGTACGAGCGGTCCGGGGAGCCGTCCAGCTGGAGCGGGACGAGGCCGGGCACATGGGCGAGCAGGTCGGCGCTCTCCTGACAGCCGTCCTGGAGCGCAACAGCCTCGTCCCGGACGACCTGATCAGCATCTGGTTCACGGCCACCACCGACCTGCACAGCGACTTTCCGGCCGCCGCCGCGCGCGGGATCGGTATCGTCGACGTACCGCTGATCTGCGCCCAGGAGCTGGACATCGAGGGGTCGATGCCCCGGGTGGTCCGGATCCTCGCCCACATCGAGACCTATCTCCCCAAGTCCGAGATCGCTCACGTCTACCTCGGCGCCACCGCCGCCCTGCGCAAGGACATCGCCCAGTGA
- a CDS encoding DNA polymerase beta superfamily protein: MATDMTRLKEAGLPVTDLGPVVAGERHPLLFATVSGAHLYGFPSKDSDVDLRGVHLLPAADLLGLREPEETRSRMWDQDGVEMDLVTHDLRKFVRLMLKPNGYVLEQLLSPLVAHTSAAHAELVALAPAVLTRNHAHHYRGFANTQWRLFEKTGELKPLLYTFRALLTGIHLMRSAEVLAHLTGGAGAVRRGVSRLNRPRPVPTPAGCGSGSPRSAPGPARPAAGSRRPPRRSPRPACSCAAPPPATAPRPA; this comes from the coding sequence ATGGCTACGGACATGACGCGTCTCAAGGAAGCCGGGCTGCCGGTCACAGACCTCGGCCCGGTCGTCGCAGGGGAACGCCACCCGCTGCTGTTCGCGACGGTCTCCGGGGCGCATCTGTACGGGTTCCCCTCCAAGGACTCGGATGTGGACCTGCGGGGGGTCCACCTCCTGCCCGCGGCCGATCTCCTCGGCCTGCGCGAGCCCGAGGAGACCCGATCGAGGATGTGGGACCAGGACGGCGTGGAGATGGATCTGGTCACCCACGACCTGCGGAAGTTCGTCCGGCTGATGCTGAAGCCGAACGGCTACGTACTGGAGCAGCTGCTCTCCCCGCTGGTCGCGCACACCAGCGCGGCGCACGCGGAGCTGGTGGCTCTCGCCCCGGCCGTCCTCACCCGTAACCACGCGCACCACTACCGCGGATTCGCCAACACCCAGTGGCGGCTCTTCGAGAAGACCGGTGAGCTCAAACCGCTGCTCTACACCTTCCGGGCGCTGCTCACCGGCATCCATCTGATGCGCAGCGCCGAGGTGCTGGCCCATCTGACTGGTGGTGCGGGCGCGGTTCGACGCGGCGTCAGCCGGCTGAACCGTCCCCGGCCAGTGCCGACGCCCGCCGGGTGCGGATCAGGAAGTCCTCGATCCGCGCCCGGTCCGGCTCGGCCGGCAGCGGGGAGTCGGCGGCCGCCGCGTCGTTCTCCTCGGCCAGCCTGTTCATGCGCCGCTCCACCTCCGGCCACGGCACCTCGCCCCGCCTGA
- a CDS encoding ADP-ribosylglycohydrolase family protein: MIVTRTITKQAATGALTGLALGDALGFPTEFNNVPSILAKCGPWRQMRLPKPAVVSDDTQMTLALGRGIRSAMDRGLLTPMRLVRPVREEFVDWYHSPDNNRAPGRTCMTACRMLDSDRVWQEASQTGSKGCGANMRVAPIGLVPGLSDEQRAGAAQLQAALTHGHPTALAASDLMARAVYLLAQGAEPVGLIGQLRSYAYENSGTYLTRWLGDLWRYAGDSSPELYIQRGWEECLTALERVQDALRDPSPETDPCEATGDGWIAEEALATALHCFLLFPGEPVTALRRAACTRGDSDSLGCLTGALAGAHLGSGAWPKEWSERIEYRSDLLSLGALWDS; the protein is encoded by the coding sequence GTGATCGTGACCAGGACCATCACCAAACAGGCCGCCACCGGCGCGCTGACCGGGCTCGCGCTCGGCGACGCGCTGGGCTTCCCGACCGAGTTCAACAACGTTCCCTCGATCCTCGCCAAGTGCGGGCCGTGGCGCCAGATGCGGCTGCCGAAGCCCGCGGTCGTCAGCGACGACACCCAGATGACCCTCGCCCTGGGGCGCGGCATCCGGTCCGCCATGGACCGGGGACTGCTCACCCCGATGCGGCTGGTGCGCCCGGTGCGCGAGGAGTTCGTCGACTGGTACCACTCGCCCGACAACAACCGCGCCCCCGGCCGCACCTGCATGACCGCCTGCCGGATGCTCGACAGCGACCGCGTCTGGCAGGAGGCCAGCCAGACCGGCTCCAAGGGCTGCGGTGCCAACATGCGGGTCGCCCCCATCGGACTCGTCCCCGGACTCAGCGACGAACAGCGCGCCGGAGCCGCCCAGCTGCAGGCGGCCCTCACCCACGGACACCCCACCGCACTCGCCGCCTCCGACCTGATGGCCCGCGCGGTGTACCTGCTGGCGCAGGGCGCGGAGCCGGTCGGACTGATCGGGCAGCTGCGCAGCTACGCGTACGAGAACAGCGGGACCTACCTCACCCGCTGGCTCGGGGACCTCTGGCGCTACGCCGGGGACTCCTCGCCCGAGCTCTACATCCAGCGGGGCTGGGAGGAGTGCCTCACCGCACTGGAGCGCGTCCAGGACGCCCTGCGCGACCCGTCCCCGGAGACCGATCCCTGTGAGGCGACCGGCGACGGCTGGATCGCCGAGGAAGCCCTGGCCACGGCCCTGCACTGCTTCCTGCTCTTCCCCGGCGAACCGGTCACCGCCCTGCGCCGCGCCGCCTGCACCCGGGGCGACTCGGACTCGCTCGGCTGCCTGACCGGCGCGCTCGCCGGGGCGCACCTGGGCTCGGGAGCCTGGCCCAAGGAGTGGTCGGAGCGGATCGAGTACCGGAGCGACCTGCTGTCCCTGGGGGCGCTCTGGGACTCCTGA
- a CDS encoding NUDIX domain-containing protein, with product MSGAAPEGYDPHAFEPFAVTVDLAVFTVRDTQLHVLLVERGEDPYKGRWALPGGFVLPRESAEDAARRELAEETGLSEDTVSALHLEQLATYSDPDRDPRMRVVSVAYAALVPDLPEPHGGGDAASAGWWDAGELGALAFDHDRILADAQIRIGAKLEYTCLATAFCPPEFTLGELQQVYETVWGVELDRPNFRRKVLTTPGFVQAAQGSPRRTGGRGKPAALYRAGAATALHPPLLRPEGRST from the coding sequence ATGAGCGGCGCCGCGCCAGAGGGCTACGACCCGCACGCCTTCGAACCGTTCGCCGTCACCGTGGACCTGGCCGTCTTCACGGTCCGCGACACCCAGCTGCACGTCCTGCTCGTCGAGCGGGGCGAGGACCCGTACAAGGGCCGGTGGGCGCTGCCCGGCGGCTTCGTCCTGCCCCGCGAGTCCGCCGAGGACGCGGCCCGCCGGGAGCTGGCCGAGGAGACCGGGCTGAGCGAGGACACCGTCTCGGCCCTCCACCTGGAACAGCTCGCGACGTACAGCGACCCGGACCGCGATCCGAGGATGCGCGTGGTCTCCGTCGCCTACGCCGCGCTCGTACCGGATCTGCCGGAACCGCACGGCGGCGGCGACGCGGCCAGCGCCGGATGGTGGGACGCCGGAGAGCTCGGCGCGCTCGCCTTCGACCACGACCGCATCCTCGCCGACGCACAGATCAGGATCGGCGCCAAACTCGAATACACCTGCCTGGCCACCGCGTTCTGCCCGCCCGAATTCACCCTGGGAGAGCTCCAGCAGGTGTACGAGACGGTCTGGGGCGTCGAGCTGGACCGGCCCAACTTCAGGCGCAAGGTCCTCACCACGCCCGGCTTCGTCCAGGCGGCACAGGGGTCACCGCGCCGTACCGGCGGACGGGGAAAACCGGCCGCCCTCTACCGGGCGGGTGCCGCGACCGCCCTGCACCCCCCACTGCTGCGACCGGAAGGAAGAAGCACGTGA
- a CDS encoding AAA family ATPase, with protein sequence MKRFAHGLVLGRFYPPHAGHHHLVRTAQDRCERLTVLVRAASAESVPLADRVAWMREVHPDVTVAGAVDDTRTDLRDPAVRDARTALFTAAVPEPVDAVFTSEPYGDELARRLGAEPVAVDPDRTVFPVSGTAVRADPAGYWDFLEPPVRAALARRVVVLGAESTGTTTLARALAAQYRRRGGVWALTGYVAGYGREFREQKPAAPRARWPRAQREDVAFTTDDLPLMAEARNAREEAAARTGSPVLVCDTDSFAATVRHERYAGGRNPLVERAADRPAPHLWLLTDHEGVAFEDDGLRHSEEPRPLMTDRLRAELTRTGRNFIEVTGSRQQRLATAVEAVDALLARGWHFADPLPERR encoded by the coding sequence ATGAAACGCTTCGCGCACGGCCTGGTGCTCGGCAGGTTCTACCCGCCGCACGCCGGTCACCACCATCTCGTCCGCACCGCGCAGGACCGCTGCGAGCGGCTGACCGTGCTGGTCCGCGCCGCCTCGGCGGAATCCGTCCCGCTCGCCGACCGGGTCGCCTGGATGCGCGAGGTGCACCCGGACGTGACGGTGGCCGGCGCCGTCGACGACACCCGGACGGATCTCCGCGACCCGGCGGTCCGGGACGCCCGCACGGCGCTCTTCACCGCGGCCGTGCCCGAGCCCGTGGACGCCGTCTTCACCTCGGAGCCGTACGGGGACGAGCTGGCCCGCCGCTTGGGCGCCGAACCCGTCGCCGTCGACCCGGACCGCACGGTCTTCCCGGTCTCCGGCACCGCGGTGCGCGCGGACCCGGCGGGCTACTGGGACTTCCTCGAACCGCCGGTCCGGGCCGCGCTGGCCCGCCGGGTCGTCGTCCTGGGCGCCGAGTCCACCGGCACCACCACCCTGGCCCGCGCGCTGGCCGCCCAGTACCGCAGGCGCGGTGGTGTCTGGGCGCTCACCGGGTACGTCGCCGGGTACGGGCGCGAGTTCCGCGAACAGAAGCCGGCCGCGCCGCGCGCCCGGTGGCCCCGCGCCCAGCGGGAGGACGTCGCCTTCACCACCGACGACTTACCGCTGATGGCAGAGGCCCGGAACGCCCGGGAGGAGGCGGCCGCCCGCACCGGATCCCCGGTGCTCGTCTGCGACACCGACTCCTTCGCCGCCACCGTCCGGCACGAGCGGTACGCCGGTGGCCGCAACCCGCTCGTCGAGCGCGCGGCCGACCGGCCGGCCCCTCACCTGTGGCTGCTGACCGACCACGAGGGCGTCGCCTTCGAGGACGACGGACTGCGCCACAGCGAGGAGCCGCGGCCCTTGATGACCGACCGTCTCCGAGCCGAACTCACCCGAACAGGAAGGAACTTCATCGAAGTCACCGGAAGCCGCCAACAGCGCCTGGCCACGGCTGTCGAGGCGGTCGACGCCCTGCTGGCCAGGGGCTGGCACTTCGCCGACCCCCTTCCGGAGCGGCGATGA
- a CDS encoding pseudouridine synthase, with the protein MRSSGRNSGSGSGGGRSGGGAGGRSGGASSGGGRSGGGAGGRSSGGRSSGGARSGGSGGRNNIGTGRNTNPNPRVSGSEREDKQEQRPRRPRPEERRYDVGNDKPGGDGGTRKGRGAAARGGAKGGPKAASGGSKSSGRRAPYGAPARPRELDAKIEQRNRDRYANKPEISTPKTHPGAEQEGERLQKILARAGMGSRRACEELIEQSRVEVNGEIVVEQGMRVDVNHDEIKVDGLTVATQSHLFFALNKPAGVVSSMEDPDGRQCLGDYVTNRETRLFHVGRLDTETEGIIMLTNHGELAHRLTHPKYGVKKTYLAAIQGPLPRDLGKRLKDGIQLEDGYARADHFRVVENTGKNYLVEVTLHEGRKHIVRRMLAEAGFPVERLVRTSFGPIPLGDQKSGWLRRLTNTEVGMLMREVGL; encoded by the coding sequence ATGCGAAGCAGTGGCAGGAACAGCGGAAGCGGCAGCGGCGGCGGCAGGAGCGGCGGCGGAGCCGGCGGCAGGAGCGGCGGAGCCAGCAGCGGCGGCGGCAGGAGTGGCGGCGGAGCCGGCGGCAGGAGCAGCGGCGGCAGGAGCAGCGGCGGAGCCAGGAGCGGTGGCAGCGGCGGCCGGAACAACATCGGCACCGGCCGGAACACCAACCCGAACCCCCGGGTCTCCGGCTCCGAGCGCGAGGACAAGCAGGAGCAGCGTCCCCGCCGGCCCCGCCCGGAGGAGCGCCGCTACGACGTGGGCAACGACAAGCCGGGCGGCGACGGCGGCACCCGCAAGGGCCGCGGCGCGGCGGCCCGCGGCGGCGCCAAGGGCGGCCCGAAGGCGGCCTCCGGCGGCTCGAAGAGCAGCGGCCGGCGTGCCCCGTACGGCGCCCCCGCCCGCCCGCGCGAGCTCGACGCCAAGATCGAGCAGCGCAACCGCGACCGGTACGCGAACAAGCCCGAGATCTCGACGCCGAAGACCCACCCGGGCGCCGAGCAGGAGGGCGAGCGGCTGCAGAAGATCCTCGCCAGGGCCGGCATGGGCTCACGCCGCGCCTGCGAGGAGCTCATCGAGCAGTCCCGCGTCGAGGTCAACGGTGAGATCGTCGTCGAGCAGGGCATGCGCGTCGACGTGAACCACGACGAGATCAAGGTCGACGGTCTGACCGTCGCCACCCAGTCGCACCTGTTCTTCGCGCTGAACAAGCCGGCCGGTGTCGTCTCCTCCATGGAGGACCCGGACGGGCGCCAGTGCCTCGGCGACTACGTCACCAACCGTGAGACGCGGCTCTTCCACGTCGGCCGGCTGGACACCGAGACCGAGGGCATCATCATGCTCACCAACCACGGTGAGCTGGCCCACCGTCTCACCCACCCCAAGTACGGCGTGAAGAAGACCTACCTGGCCGCCATCCAGGGCCCGCTCCCGCGCGACCTGGGCAAGCGGCTCAAGGACGGCATCCAGCTGGAGGACGGGTACGCCCGCGCCGACCACTTCCGAGTCGTCGAGAACACCGGCAAGAACTACCTGGTCGAGGTGACCCTCCACGAGGGCCGCAAGCACATCGTCCGCCGGATGCTGGCCGAGGCCGGCTTCCCGGTCGAGCGGCTCGTGCGGACGTCGTTCGGCCCGATCCCGCTGGGCGACCAGAAGTCGGGCTGGCTGCGCCGGCTCACCAACACCGAAGTGGGCATGCTGATGCGCGAGGTCGGTCTGTAG